One window of Psychrobacillus sp. FSL H8-0483 genomic DNA carries:
- a CDS encoding chemotaxis protein CheW, which translates to MTSEKVVVFQCGNEDYAVPIEHVVSIEKLDQVNPIPHLPNYLIGLMKIRGELVPIIDFEQILYNRSGLDNELARVVTLHTQDMSIGILVKEAKEILDIASEDLKQIGLMNYSKTQYFTGVANLENRMITIVDPSILVRSLEGIKDIQSYLENAKKEALEATKQ; encoded by the coding sequence TTGACTAGTGAAAAAGTAGTTGTATTTCAATGTGGAAACGAAGACTACGCAGTTCCAATCGAGCATGTCGTGTCTATTGAAAAATTAGATCAAGTGAATCCGATTCCTCATTTGCCAAACTATTTAATCGGTCTAATGAAAATTCGAGGGGAGCTTGTTCCGATTATTGACTTCGAACAAATCCTGTATAATCGCAGTGGTTTAGACAATGAGCTTGCACGCGTTGTTACGTTGCATACACAAGATATGTCCATTGGTATTCTTGTAAAAGAAGCAAAAGAGATTCTCGATATCGCCTCGGAAGATTTAAAGCAAATTGGGTTAATGAACTATTCCAAAACACAATACTTCACGGGTGTTGCGAATTTAGAGAATCGCATGATTACCATTGTGGATCCTTCTATTTTAGTTCGTTCATTGGAAGGAATTAAGGATATTCAGTCGTACTTAGAAAATGCTAAAAAAGAAGCTTTAGAAGCAACAAAGCAATAG
- a CDS encoding GNAT family N-acetyltransferase yields the protein MKMDQKEFIVNGVSYIVRSAINKDAKNLSEIRLQIDGETENLDREKGEGYIDTPGFEKLIKTDTENKRNLFLVAVMNDKIVGFSRCEGNLLKRYAHKVEFGVCVLKDYWGFGIGTNLLKESISWSDSNRINKITLNVLETNNKAIELYKKFGFKTEGILENDKILSDGQYYNTVVMGRFNE from the coding sequence ATGAAAATGGATCAAAAGGAATTTATTGTTAACGGAGTAAGCTACATAGTAAGATCTGCAATTAATAAAGACGCAAAGAATTTGTCTGAAATCAGATTACAGATTGATGGAGAGACTGAAAACCTCGATAGAGAAAAAGGGGAAGGATATATAGACACACCTGGTTTTGAGAAATTAATCAAAACCGATACGGAGAATAAGAGAAACCTTTTTCTGGTTGCCGTTATGAACGACAAGATTGTCGGATTTTCAAGATGTGAAGGAAACCTCTTGAAACGATACGCGCATAAAGTAGAATTTGGAGTCTGTGTATTAAAAGATTATTGGGGATTCGGTATTGGAACAAACCTTTTAAAAGAATCCATTTCTTGGTCAGATTCAAACAGAATTAATAAAATAACTTTAAATGTTTTAGAAACAAATAACAAAGCGATAGAACTCTATAAAAAGTTTGGTTTTAAAACAGAAGGCATCTTAGAGAATGACAAAATCCTTTCAGACGGTCAATATTACAACACCGTTGTTATGGGAAGATTTAATGAATGA
- a CDS encoding DNA polymerase IV, whose translation MQQKGRIILHVDMNSFYASVEQAHDPTLKGKAIAIAGNPKERRGILVTCSYEARAKGVYTTMSVWEAKRKCPNLILLPPNFELYRAASKAMFDILRSYTPLVEPVSIDEGYMDVSNLELKQGAVAFAESIQQRMIRELDLPSSIGIAPNKFLAKTASNMKKPMGITVLRKREVADKLWPLSVIDMHGVGESTAKKLAEIGIQTIGDLANALPGVLKERLGKVGVRLSDRANGIDIRAVDPESVYDTKSVGNSTTLPYDETNVEEIEKVLKRLSKKVESRLDAKNLAGRSITIHIRDANWKNKSRSKTVLNRLYKEQEIYLLALQLFHAAWNGDPIRLLGVTVNNVYDKGESVEQLSIFNFEEHAKEEPILKLVEQLQAKFGEDSIKRGIKVKKKPSFESKTSFSKDFLDDH comes from the coding sequence ATGCAACAGAAAGGGCGAATCATATTACATGTGGATATGAATAGCTTCTATGCATCTGTCGAGCAAGCGCATGATCCTACTCTTAAAGGAAAGGCAATCGCGATTGCTGGAAACCCAAAGGAAAGGCGAGGCATTTTAGTTACTTGCTCGTATGAAGCGCGTGCAAAAGGGGTTTACACAACAATGTCCGTTTGGGAAGCGAAACGTAAATGCCCTAATCTGATTTTATTGCCACCTAATTTTGAACTATACCGAGCAGCATCGAAGGCGATGTTTGATATTTTGCGCTCTTATACCCCGCTCGTGGAACCAGTCTCGATCGATGAAGGCTATATGGACGTGAGTAATTTGGAACTGAAGCAAGGTGCAGTCGCTTTTGCGGAATCCATTCAGCAGCGTATGATTCGAGAGCTCGACTTACCAAGTTCCATCGGTATTGCTCCAAACAAGTTTTTAGCTAAAACGGCTTCGAATATGAAAAAACCAATGGGTATCACTGTTTTACGCAAACGAGAAGTAGCGGATAAACTTTGGCCACTCTCAGTCATTGATATGCACGGGGTGGGAGAAAGTACAGCGAAAAAGCTTGCGGAAATTGGCATTCAAACCATTGGAGATTTAGCCAATGCACTACCTGGAGTGTTAAAAGAAAGGCTTGGAAAAGTTGGAGTCCGACTTTCCGACCGTGCCAATGGTATAGACATTCGTGCGGTGGATCCAGAATCTGTATATGATACGAAAAGTGTTGGGAACTCCACGACGTTGCCTTATGATGAAACGAACGTGGAAGAAATTGAAAAAGTATTAAAGCGCTTATCGAAAAAAGTAGAGTCTAGACTAGATGCAAAAAATTTGGCAGGACGATCGATTACGATTCATATTCGAGATGCCAATTGGAAAAATAAATCGAGAAGCAAAACAGTGTTGAATCGGCTTTACAAAGAACAAGAAATCTATCTGCTGGCATTGCAACTGTTTCATGCAGCTTGGAACGGTGATCCGATTCGATTGCTCGGCGTCACAGTAAATAATGTGTATGATAAAGGCGAATCGGTTGAACAGCTTTCCATTTTTAATTTTGAAGAGCATGCAAAAGAAGAACCGATTCTAAAGCTTGTCGAACAACTACAAGCAAAATTTGGAGAAGATAGCATTAAACGCGGGATTAAGGTGAAAAAGAAGCCTTCATTTGAATCCAAAACGAGTTTTAGTAAAGATTTTTTAGATGATCACTGA
- the tatA gene encoding twin-arginine translocase TatA/TatE family subunit has protein sequence MIQNLGIPGLLLILVIALIVFGPSKLPEIGKAFGSTLREFKNSTKDLLSEDENIAKKQGKENSKIN, from the coding sequence ATGATTCAAAACTTAGGAATTCCAGGGTTGTTATTGATTTTGGTAATTGCTCTTATTGTTTTTGGACCATCAAAGTTACCTGAAATCGGAAAAGCATTTGGTTCTACATTAAGAGAGTTTAAAAACTCAACAAAGGATCTTTTATCTGAAGACGAAAACATTGCCAAAAAACAAGGAAAAGAAAATTCAAAAATAAATTGA
- a CDS encoding DinB family protein, with the protein MFLYNWQIREDWFKWCETISNEELTKKRIGGMGSILHNLFHVIDCEQIWVNQMQGTPVILQDMNKMLNLHEVRAFSNLTQPVTQSFIKSYTSEVEDRILVIKRKNGTTRSLSYDKILRHIFSHEIHHIGQLSVWAREIGLKPVSSDIIFRELD; encoded by the coding sequence ATGTTTCTGTATAATTGGCAAATCAGAGAAGATTGGTTTAAATGGTGTGAGACAATTTCAAATGAAGAACTCACAAAAAAACGTATCGGTGGGATGGGAAGCATTTTACATAATTTATTTCATGTCATTGATTGCGAACAAATATGGGTTAATCAAATGCAAGGAACACCTGTTATCTTGCAAGATATGAATAAAATGTTGAACCTTCACGAGGTTAGAGCATTTTCTAATTTAACACAACCAGTTACACAGAGCTTTATAAAATCATATACTTCTGAAGTTGAGGACAGAATTTTGGTAATTAAAAGGAAAAATGGTACTACGAGATCACTCTCATACGATAAAATACTTAGACATATCTTTTCACATGAGATCCATCATATTGGACAATTATCTGTTTGGGCTAGAGAAATAGGATTGAAACCTGTCTCTTCTGATATTATTTTTAGAGAATTAGATTAA
- a CDS encoding DUF3889 domain-containing protein, translated as MRKIFIVFGIFITVNLAPTHIPAIAPSQKEIPAYAEWGKLAMKETQAKYPNAKIIDYLHEGRESKEDSTIEKFKLWLKDGDKEFGVFVRIEFITETEKVVNIEFQETSR; from the coding sequence ATGCGGAAAATCTTTATTGTATTTGGAATTTTTATTACAGTTAATTTAGCACCAACACATATCCCAGCTATTGCTCCTTCACAAAAGGAAATTCCTGCCTATGCTGAGTGGGGAAAGCTCGCTATGAAAGAAACACAAGCAAAATATCCTAATGCGAAGATTATTGACTACCTGCATGAAGGAAGAGAATCTAAAGAGGATTCGACAATTGAAAAGTTTAAGCTATGGTTAAAGGATGGGGACAAAGAATTCGGTGTTTTTGTAAGAATTGAGTTTATTACCGAAACTGAAAAAGTGGTTAATATTGAATTTCAAGAAACTTCTAGATAA
- a CDS encoding ZIP family metal transporter, whose protein sequence is MKVKWLISGLIPLLLLIAVVAWVMVNGAGIEKDPAAPIEVLNIEQIKTTNDGFELSISNTGPESITLSQVIVDDSIWGFSVTPSATLKRFEEGTVTINYPWVQGDPHGIKLITENGIITEGDIAAATLTPESSLSNFLQYGFIGFYVGVIPITLGLLWYPFMKRFSRKWINAILALTVGLLSFLFIGTLVDGFEIGAEAPLVFQGHMVVILGALLTFLLLIGFDQYQQRKQEKKVSSPFNISLLMAAGIGLHNFGEGLAIGTSFSLGEAALGTFLIIGFTLHNITEGIGIAAPLLKIKPRIRDFVLLGLIAGAPAILGTWFGGFIFSPIFGALFLGIGAGAILQVIYVITKMLINEHKKHLEPTVSWMNLGGFSLGLLIMYLTAFFVKY, encoded by the coding sequence ATGAAGGTTAAATGGTTAATTTCAGGATTAATACCCCTATTGCTACTTATAGCAGTAGTAGCATGGGTGATGGTAAATGGCGCTGGTATTGAAAAAGACCCTGCTGCACCAATAGAGGTATTAAATATTGAACAGATAAAGACAACAAATGACGGATTTGAATTATCGATTAGTAATACTGGTCCGGAGTCAATTACACTATCTCAAGTAATAGTCGATGATTCAATATGGGGTTTTAGTGTCACTCCTTCAGCAACATTAAAACGTTTTGAAGAAGGAACAGTAACCATTAATTATCCATGGGTACAAGGCGATCCACATGGAATTAAGCTAATTACCGAAAACGGGATTATTACAGAGGGTGACATTGCAGCTGCTACGCTCACTCCAGAAAGTAGTTTGAGTAATTTCCTTCAGTATGGATTCATCGGTTTTTATGTAGGGGTTATTCCAATTACGTTAGGATTATTATGGTATCCGTTTATGAAACGTTTCTCTCGAAAATGGATTAACGCAATCCTTGCTCTTACGGTTGGATTACTTTCATTCTTATTTATTGGAACTTTAGTTGATGGTTTTGAAATTGGTGCTGAAGCCCCCTTAGTTTTCCAAGGACATATGGTGGTAATTCTAGGAGCATTACTAACTTTCCTATTATTAATTGGATTTGATCAGTACCAACAAAGAAAGCAAGAAAAGAAAGTTTCTTCCCCTTTCAATATCTCTTTGTTAATGGCTGCTGGAATTGGGCTTCATAACTTTGGGGAAGGTTTGGCAATAGGTACTTCTTTTTCCCTAGGTGAAGCTGCGCTAGGAACATTTTTAATCATTGGGTTTACTCTTCACAATATCACGGAGGGTATAGGAATCGCTGCTCCTTTATTGAAAATAAAACCTCGCATTCGCGATTTCGTCTTACTTGGATTAATAGCAGGTGCTCCTGCTATCTTAGGAACTTGGTTTGGAGGATTCATTTTTTCACCGATTTTCGGAGCTTTGTTTTTAGGAATTGGTGCAGGTGCCATTTTACAAGTAATTTATGTAATAACTAAAATGTTAATAAACGAACATAAGAAACATTTGGAACCAACTGTTTCTTGGATGAATTTAGGTGGCTTCTCGCTTGGACTACTAATCATGTATTTAACAGCATTTTTTGTTAAATATTAA
- a CDS encoding GNAT family protein — translation MEKEFPIIETSRLILREVKKEDAFDMFTYLSDIDVVKPMGLEPFQTVKDAWDEINWYTSIYEEGTGIRWGITLKDSGKVIGSCGFLNMLTKHSRAEIGYELSKDYWGKGIASEALEAVVKYGYHHYHLERIEALIEPANLSSQKLVEKQGFRREGLLRHYEFTCGKFDDLYMYSIIKEDFNLIYRLV, via the coding sequence ATGGAAAAAGAATTTCCAATAATTGAAACAAGTAGATTAATTTTAAGAGAAGTAAAAAAAGAAGATGCATTTGATATGTTTACATATCTATCGGATATAGATGTTGTAAAACCTATGGGGTTAGAACCCTTCCAAACTGTAAAAGATGCATGGGATGAAATTAACTGGTATACATCTATATACGAAGAAGGCACAGGTATTAGATGGGGGATTACACTAAAAGATTCTGGTAAGGTGATAGGAAGTTGTGGATTTCTTAATATGCTTACAAAACATTCCCGAGCTGAAATTGGATATGAATTAAGCAAAGATTACTGGGGAAAAGGTATAGCAAGTGAAGCATTGGAAGCCGTTGTTAAGTATGGTTATCATCACTATCATTTAGAACGAATTGAGGCTTTAATTGAACCTGCTAATCTTTCATCACAAAAACTAGTAGAGAAGCAAGGATTTAGAAGAGAAGGCTTGCTGAGACATTATGAATTTACATGTGGTAAATTCGATGATTTATATATGTACTCCATCATAAAAGAAGATTTCAATCTTATTTATAGACTTGTTTAA
- a CDS encoding IS3 family transposase (programmed frameshift), which yields MAKVRAEQRIQAVQRYLNGNESMIEIAKDIGVTDRVVNEWVRRYQKNGVETFLKSYTKYSADYKMNVLNYMNETGTSSINTAALFNISSPGMIRNWKMKFEVGGYDALVSKKKGRPSMKKETKKTTKPTPIEGSVEALEARIKQLEMENAYFKKVEYFSSNARKITNQIKAQVIYELKEIYEVVELIKVADIPRSTYYYWEKRLNRTDKYAEVKVAIQSIYLEHKGRYGYRRIAKELKKYGFHYDPKTINYLMNAIGIKCEVRMKKYRSYKGNVGKIAPNILQRDFTAKKMNEKWVTDVTEFHLFGEKRYLSPVLDLCNGEIIAYTVMSRPVYKLVHDMLEQALERLQSSDQVILHSDQGWHYQMKKYRQTLKQHGIMQSMSRKGNCLDNAVIENFFGLLKSELLYLQEFESMAHFEQELKDYIHYYNHKRMKEKLKDLSPVEYRTQVLEVA from the exons ATGGCAAAAGTAAGGGCTGAACAACGTATTCAAGCAGTTCAACGATACTTAAATGGAAATGAATCTATGATTGAAATCGCAAAAGATATCGGAGTGACAGATCGTGTTGTAAATGAATGGGTTCGCCGCTATCAAAAAAATGGTGTAGAGACTTTCTTAAAGTCCTATACAAAATATTCAGCTGACTATAAAATGAATGTACTTAATTATATGAACGAGACAGGTACATCTTCGATTAATACAGCTGCACTATTTAATATTTCATCTCCTGGCATGATTCGGAATTGGAAAATGAAGTTTGAGGTTGGTGGTTATGATGCCCTTGTTTCTAAGAAAAAGGGGCGTCCATCCATGAAAAAAGAAACAAAAAAAACAACGAAACCAACACCAATTGAAGGATCTGTTGAGGCATTAGAGGCACGTATTAAACAATTAGAAATGGAGAATGCGTACT TTAAAAAAGTTGAATACTTTAGTTCAAATGCAAGAAAAATTACCAATCAAATCAAAGCGCAAGTAATTTATGAACTAAAGGAAATCTATGAAGTAGTGGAATTAATCAAAGTCGCTGATATTCCACGTAGTACGTATTATTACTGGGAAAAGCGTTTGAATCGTACTGATAAATACGCTGAAGTGAAAGTCGCAATTCAGTCCATTTATCTTGAACATAAGGGACGTTATGGTTATCGTAGGATTGCCAAAGAACTGAAAAAATACGGCTTTCATTATGATCCTAAAACGATTAATTATTTGATGAATGCCATTGGCATAAAATGTGAAGTCCGCATGAAGAAATACCGTTCGTATAAAGGAAACGTCGGAAAAATTGCCCCAAACATATTGCAACGCGATTTTACAGCGAAAAAAATGAACGAGAAATGGGTAACAGACGTGACAGAGTTCCATCTATTTGGTGAGAAACGCTATTTATCACCCGTCCTTGATTTATGCAATGGCGAAATCATTGCATACACAGTAATGAGTCGTCCAGTGTACAAACTAGTCCATGATATGCTAGAACAAGCATTGGAGCGCCTTCAATCAAGTGATCAAGTCATTCTTCATTCGGATCAAGGTTGGCACTATCAAATGAAAAAGTATCGACAAACATTAAAACAACATGGGATAATGCAGAGTATGTCCCGTAAGGGCAATTGTTTGGACAACGCAGTCATTGAAAATTTCTTTGGCTTATTAAAATCTGAACTCCTGTATCTACAAGAGTTTGAATCCATGGCACATTTTGAACAGGAACTCAAAGACTATATTCACTATTACAATCACAAACGAATGAAGGAAAAATTAAAAGACCTAAGCCCGGTGGAGTACCGAACTCAGGTCTTAGAAGTTGCTTAA
- a CDS encoding multicopper oxidase domain-containing protein, whose translation MDKSNLTRRDILKLGSAGVIGLAGSYFLNTISGLTPTVNAASHNKNDHNHMNHSNNIEDLSKTEGYLMAEKLLTAFDYGKVSTLPNGQTLREYDVIAIDKEIEIAKGIKFPGWTYNGTIPGPTFRCTEGDLLRFHFTNGGSHPHSIHFHGIHPPEMDGLDSIYPGQKFTYEFEANPYGLQIYHCHVLPLARHIHKGLYGNFIIDPKKPREPAMELNMVMNGFDLDLDGENEFYTVNGYANAFMNHPIKIKKDQLVRIYLSNLTEYDLLNSFHLHANYFTYYPTGRNDNPSQFTDTIMQCQGERGIIEVRFPYKGKYMFHAHVSEFAELGWMGFFEVE comes from the coding sequence ATGGACAAAAGCAATTTAACAAGAAGAGACATTTTGAAGTTAGGATCTGCAGGAGTTATTGGATTAGCGGGGAGTTATTTTTTAAATACAATTTCAGGACTTACGCCCACTGTAAATGCGGCTTCACACAACAAGAATGATCACAATCACATGAATCACAGCAATAACATTGAGGATCTATCAAAAACTGAAGGCTATTTAATGGCTGAAAAGTTACTTACTGCGTTTGACTATGGAAAAGTGAGTACTCTACCAAATGGTCAAACATTAAGGGAATATGATGTCATCGCGATTGATAAGGAAATCGAAATTGCTAAAGGAATTAAATTTCCTGGATGGACATATAACGGAACGATTCCTGGACCGACCTTTCGTTGTACGGAGGGGGATCTTCTACGGTTTCACTTTACGAATGGTGGAAGTCATCCTCACTCCATCCATTTTCATGGAATTCACCCACCAGAAATGGATGGACTTGATTCCATTTATCCCGGACAAAAATTCACGTATGAGTTTGAAGCAAACCCATATGGATTGCAAATTTACCATTGCCATGTCCTCCCATTAGCACGACATATTCATAAAGGATTATACGGTAATTTTATTATTGATCCAAAAAAGCCAAGAGAACCGGCAATGGAATTGAACATGGTCATGAATGGATTTGACTTAGATTTAGATGGAGAAAATGAATTTTATACAGTAAACGGATATGCAAATGCATTTATGAATCATCCTATTAAAATCAAGAAAGATCAGCTCGTCCGAATTTACCTGAGCAATTTAACTGAATACGATTTACTAAATTCTTTCCACTTACATGCTAATTATTTTACGTATTATCCAACAGGCCGAAACGATAACCCCTCACAATTTACAGATACAATCATGCAATGTCAGGGAGAACGTGGAATAATAGAAGTTCGTTTTCCTTATAAAGGGAAGTATATGTTTCATGCTCATGTAAGCGAATTTGCGGAATTGGGCTGGATGGGATTTTTCGAAGTAGAGTAA
- a CDS encoding NAD(P)/FAD-dependent oxidoreductase, whose amino-acid sequence MYDVVVVGAGQAGIAMGYSLKQQGISFVILDSQSRVGDSWRKRYDSLVLFTPRKYSSLPSLPMDGSPEGFPTKDEMANYLEKYVTHFDLRIKLDTSVMEVKKKKEAFEVLTNHGVMEGKQVIIASGAFQKPFIPAVIDKGNTDVFHLHSSSYTSSNQLPQGSVLVVGGGNSGTQIAVELAQSTEVTLAVSHPFKFLPVQIMGKTIFSWLKLVGLLYAGVDTSKGKWFRKQSDPIFGYELKKLIAKEEMNIKPRVINIQGKAVTFEDNSIMNFDVIIWSTGFVPSYKWINIEGVTTPSGHPIHQRGISPIKGLYFIGLPWQYQRASALICGVSKDADYLIPFIMSNS is encoded by the coding sequence ATCTATGATGTTGTTGTGGTTGGGGCAGGACAAGCTGGTATAGCTATGGGCTATTCTTTAAAACAACAAGGAATTTCCTTCGTTATTTTAGATTCACAATCAAGGGTGGGGGATTCTTGGAGAAAACGCTATGATTCTTTGGTATTGTTTACACCTCGTAAATATAGCTCCTTACCTTCATTACCTATGGATGGCTCACCGGAAGGATTTCCAACAAAAGATGAAATGGCAAATTATTTAGAGAAATATGTAACTCATTTTGATCTACGGATAAAGCTCGATACCTCTGTAATGGAAGTTAAAAAGAAAAAAGAGGCTTTTGAAGTATTAACCAATCACGGGGTAATGGAAGGTAAACAAGTAATTATTGCTTCTGGCGCATTTCAAAAACCTTTTATTCCTGCTGTGATAGACAAAGGTAATACGGATGTGTTCCACCTTCACTCTTCTTCGTATACCTCGTCCAATCAATTACCTCAAGGTTCTGTATTAGTTGTAGGAGGTGGTAATTCAGGCACGCAGATTGCGGTTGAGTTAGCACAATCAACTGAAGTGACTTTGGCGGTAAGCCATCCATTTAAGTTTTTACCAGTTCAAATTATGGGTAAAACTATTTTTAGTTGGTTAAAACTTGTTGGTTTATTATATGCAGGAGTTGATACAAGTAAAGGAAAATGGTTTAGAAAACAAAGCGACCCAATCTTTGGCTACGAGCTCAAAAAATTAATAGCTAAGGAAGAAATGAATATTAAGCCAAGGGTAATAAATATACAAGGGAAAGCAGTAACATTTGAAGATAACAGTATCATGAATTTCGATGTCATTATATGGTCAACTGGCTTTGTCCCTTCTTATAAATGGATTAATATTGAAGGAGTCACTACACCAAGTGGACACCCTATTCATCAGAGAGGAATAAGTCCGATTAAGGGATTATACTTTATTGGTTTACCTTGGCAGTATCAGCGGGCTTCAGCATTAATATGCGGAGTGAGTAAGGATGCTGATTATTTAATCCCTTTTATTATGAGTAATTCATGA
- a CDS encoding LysE family transporter: MEPFIHGFLLAFGLILPLGVQNVFVFSQGAQQKSLVRALPATIMASLSDTFLILLAVLGISVIVSEVEQLRMLLMSAGVLFLLYMSFTMWKAKPELHGNTEGLSIKKQIIFALSVSLLNPHAILDTIGVIGTSALSYAGTEKVIFTVTCIFVSWCWFIGLTVAGSIFKRLDGSGKMLGIINKCSAIFIFLTACWLIRDLVS; encoded by the coding sequence TTGGAACCATTCATACACGGTTTTTTATTAGCTTTTGGGCTTATTCTACCTTTAGGTGTGCAAAACGTCTTTGTATTCTCACAAGGAGCACAGCAAAAAAGTCTTGTACGTGCGCTGCCAGCAACAATTATGGCCTCCCTTTCCGATACATTCCTCATTTTACTTGCAGTTCTTGGTATATCAGTTATTGTAAGTGAGGTAGAACAATTGAGAATGCTATTAATGAGTGCTGGTGTATTATTTCTTCTTTATATGAGTTTCACCATGTGGAAAGCAAAACCAGAATTGCATGGGAATACGGAAGGCTTATCGATCAAGAAGCAAATCATTTTTGCTCTTTCCGTCTCTCTACTGAACCCACATGCCATTTTAGATACAATTGGTGTCATTGGTACAAGTGCGTTAAGTTATGCGGGTACAGAAAAAGTCATTTTTACTGTAACCTGTATTTTCGTATCATGGTGTTGGTTTATCGGACTAACAGTAGCTGGTAGTATATTCAAACGATTGGATGGGTCAGGGAAAATGTTGGGCATTATCAATAAATGCTCAGCCATCTTTATCTTTTTGACTGCATGTTGGTTAATACGTGACCTTGTTTCTTAA
- a CDS encoding HAMP domain-containing sensor histidine kinase yields MLETFLINILFLILPVLLVVIFFDSYQNKFLSLYITFFSSISMILCMIYPFKLEIGFIVDLRYVPFILVALYGGYKRVFPMYVILNIYRLLIGGEGLLQSFVFSTVIFIAVPMLSKKFTGYNTNKRMMTGVTVALMTMLFYLLTLLSFFDELTKEYWTLAFYALTTHAIVIAINLSMIEKIISNFNKRENFLRAERLHVMSELSASVSHEIRNPLTVTNGFLQLLKVSKTITPEDKVYIEFALKELVRAETILNDYLAFAKPQSVHMVHSNLKEEMEYVRNVLMPYAKLNNVEIVYQFSNTLMTKYDQNQMKQCLINLLKNAIEAMREEGGTLSIRVFEQKKNIVICVKDEGIGMSKEEVLQLGKPYYSTKTEGTGLGMLMVFGTISKLKGKIDVQSKKSEGTTFTIKIPT; encoded by the coding sequence TTGCTAGAAACTTTTTTAATCAATATTTTGTTTTTAATACTCCCAGTGCTTCTTGTTGTGATCTTTTTTGACAGTTATCAAAACAAGTTTCTGTCTTTATATATCACATTTTTCTCCTCTATTTCAATGATTTTATGTATGATTTATCCTTTTAAGTTGGAAATTGGGTTTATTGTTGATTTACGTTATGTACCATTCATTTTAGTTGCGCTATATGGTGGATATAAACGTGTATTTCCAATGTATGTGATATTAAATATTTATCGATTGCTTATTGGTGGAGAGGGTTTGCTTCAATCATTTGTTTTTTCAACAGTGATTTTTATTGCAGTGCCGATGTTAAGCAAAAAATTTACTGGATACAATACAAATAAACGAATGATGACAGGGGTCACGGTAGCCCTTATGACAATGCTATTTTATCTACTTACCCTGTTGTCCTTTTTTGATGAACTGACGAAAGAATATTGGACGCTTGCTTTTTATGCACTCACTACTCATGCAATTGTTATTGCTATAAATCTAAGTATGATTGAAAAGATAATTTCCAATTTTAATAAAAGAGAAAATTTCCTCCGTGCAGAAAGGCTGCATGTGATGAGTGAACTTTCTGCAAGTGTTTCGCACGAAATTCGAAATCCTCTTACGGTGACGAATGGTTTTTTGCAGTTATTGAAGGTATCAAAAACCATTACTCCAGAAGATAAAGTATATATAGAATTTGCATTAAAAGAGTTGGTTCGAGCGGAAACTATTTTAAATGATTACCTTGCATTCGCTAAACCTCAATCCGTACATATGGTTCACTCTAATTTAAAGGAAGAAATGGAATATGTGAGGAATGTATTGATGCCATATGCCAAATTAAATAATGTGGAAATTGTCTATCAATTTTCAAATACCCTCATGACAAAATATGATCAAAATCAGATGAAGCAATGTTTGATCAACTTATTGAAAAACGCCATAGAAGCAATGAGGGAAGAGGGAGGTACCCTTTCGATACGAGTATTTGAGCAAAAAAAGAATATTGTAATATGCGTGAAGGATGAAGGGATAGGGATGTCGAAAGAGGAGGTTCTTCAATTAGGGAAGCCTTATTATTCCACAAAAACTGAAGGTACTGGTCTAGGTATGCTAATGGTATTTGGGACGATAAGTAAATTAAAAGGGAAAATTGATGTGCAAAGCAAAAAAAGCGAGGGAACGACATTTACCATAAAGATTCCGACCTAA